A window of Plasmodium malariae genome assembly, chromosome: 12 genomic DNA:
GTGTGCAAAAATCGTGATAACATTTTACCAAAAAAAGCAACTTATTCCATGCAGTATTAACttgaaaaaaagtatattctACACTCTGtgcatgtttttttaattcataatataatgaaatagataagtaataatacaaataaaaatcttcttttttattatcatctaTACTCATGTATACGTGGTTATTTacacaaatatttaaataaccTAGTAATCCCCTCGCATGACAAGTAATAACCCTCTTATAATTTTCCgtacataatttttctacaattatattatcttttacagataaattacaaattataatatcgtacgaatcattttttaataggacattataaaaataatgcaaaggattttcaataatataattaattttggcctctttatttatattcatcaaatttttttttatgattttacatttatgttcatttattatttcaccTGAACAGTACaggtaaaatttaaaatctTCTGCACATATTCGTTCATCGTCCACTATTAAGATATTACTAATACCACTTAATATCAACCCCTTAGCAACTTCTGAAATAAGGAAACTACTACCTAGCATGCAAATACAACTGCtcattaaaatttcttgGTGATGAATACCCCACAGAGAAATTTGCCTCTTAAACTTTTCCAGCTCATTCATATTTTGTCgttttaaatatgtactCAAGCTGTTGTTCCAGTGCACAGCACACGTGCATTACAATAATTTCATATGCACATaaatgtacatgcatatatatgaatacatatacatatgcataaatatatatgtatatatgtacaaacagTGCTGTGAGGCAAAACAGCTAGGTACAAATTTTTTCTCCCCATCAAATTTCATAGCACTTATTTCATCTTTTCCCCCTATAGTCGGGTAGAGTTAAAGGATACGACAAAATTTAAAGGAGTTACTTCTATCCGcgtttttcaaaaattaggGAAAGAGACCACTTGTTGGTATACTGTTCTGTTTCTGTAACTTTCGCAAAATAATTACAGccaaatgttttatttatttttttttttttttatcctccATCCCCTTCTTCATGCAAACGACATAGCAAgccaatttttttaattttatttgttcgtttaaaatatatatcgcATTTACACTTACTGTTTATtcgtaaaattaaaaaaaaaaaaataaataaaataatgacaatgattaaaataatgtaaaaataatactgtAACAATAAGagtagcagtagcagtagcagtagcagtagcagtaaCAGTAGCAGTAACAGTagcagtaacagtaacaacgataataataacaatgtGGGAAGCGCtttaagtattaaaaaaaaaaaaaaaaaaaaaaaaagaaggtataacatattttgaaTTAACTCAGAATGgagtaacaaaaaataaaatggtgCATGAGCATAACAAAACAAACCCTTTGACGGTAAAAATGGATTGAGAGtaacggaaaaaaaaagattaaaaaacAATAGAATAAAATGCCACAATTTGGCACgaaatggaaataaaaaaaacgaGACGACACGAGACGAGTGAAACGTCAAAGAACATCGACAAAATGAAAACACAACtgtacattattataatcccCCTTAAGCAATTTTTATCCAAATTTCATCAAAATAATTTCTGCAGTTTGatatttctgtttttttttttttttctaaagaCATCTTGCATGTCAATGTAATCGCCACTCTGAAATTTCACGCCTAAAATTTTCTCTCTTTCCTTcctctttttaatatattttttcatggATTTTTTTCGGCACATAAGTTCAGGATAATGAATTTTTCTACTTTTGTCAAATTTCCCTcctaatgtttttatttgataattttcaacattttttctttgaaaTTTGTTCAAGTGAGGTAACGTCAATTTCCTTATTTCATGCACTGCATCCATAAAATCTTTTTTCagattcattttttctttatacattttttgtttctttaacAATTCTTCGTCAGTAGTGTCTTCTCTGCCATTGCCTTTTTCAAATTTAGTATACGTTATAATGCCTCTTCTATTGCTAACGCTGCTTCCAATGATGCTGTTTTTATTGAGGTTTATGTTTCcctcttttctttttgtaaaATCTGTGGTGATATCATAACAGTGGGTATCTTTCTTGTtatccttctttttttctacacGGCTTAACGtcaaaatatgtttatttttttcgctacttaaaaaattattatccgTTGTTGTtacattatgtatatgttctATGGGTTTATCCccaccttttttattttctctttttttttttttcatagtCTTCTCGAGGATAGTTTTTTCTTCGTGGCTATCCTCATCTATATTACCAGCACGTCTggaatttttgtttttttttgaaataacgTTATTATCGTCAAATGTGTCCTTATTGTGCTTGTCCCCAAGTGCGTTTACTCCTATTACTTCATCATCTGTTACATTTACCTGcacattatcattattataatttctaCTTTCATTATTACCCCTTTTGCTTTTTCCTGTACATTTGGTCGTAGTGCGGTTATTTTCATCATCTATATTTTCACGATTTAAAATTTCGCtacttatattttcatcatttggCTCTTCTTCATCACCTGAAGAAGTTGTAAACCCCCATAACTGATTCATGTATTTCtgcaattttttgttttcttcttcattcgatactcttttttttttttttttttctccttttcttttcttcattatgttttaatttacaaatggaataaaattactcttttttcgctctttttttttttttttatataaacttttagtaaaaatggataaacaaaaaatctaaattttcatattatacaaatttgGTTTAAATGTGGAAGAGGGGGCTTCTTTTGAGTagcctattttttttttgccctATAAACACTATTTTTTGAagtatatttcttatttttctttttttttttttttttttttttttttttcctgaacTGTTCATGCAGGAAGAGGAACAATTGATTCGTcagaagataaaaaaaaaaaaaaaaaagagtaaaaaaaaagagtaaaaagagtaaaaagagtaaatgagtaaaaaatagtcaaaaatatatatgtaaaagaatattcataaatatgcttatataaACTATGATAGAAGTGTAAAAAATgcgtattattaatatatgcaaCTCTATGCGCAAaccatattaatatatatatatatatcatatattcaGTATGTATGTAAGAAACAGAAggaaattatattatgattTTGTGGAGCCTTAAAATTTTGcgcatttttcctttttttctataaaaaggaagaacCAAAGAAATTACTTGTGCTTCGTAAAACAGTTTGCATAATAcgtaattatatacatatatataagaatacaTACAACACGTGTTATAGTTCATTGTAAGTTTGAATGCGTAGTGTTATAGACCAAacaaaatacatacatacatacatacatacatacatacatacatacatacatacatacatacatacatacatacatacatacatacatacatacatacatacatacatacatacatacatacatacatacatacatacatacatacatacatacatacatacatacatacatacatacatacatacatacatacatacatacatacatacatacatacatacatacatacatacatacatacatacatacatacatacatacatacatacatacatacatacatacatacatacatacatacatacataacatacatatatacatatgtattatttgtatatatactgCGAAGAAGCAAATATAGTTAATTATACCACGCGTAGTTAAATAgattgctattttttttcacctAACGACATAtcaatacaaatattttcaaGTAAAATGGCTACAACGAATAAGAAGttgcaaaaaattatgacCCAACCCATAGTAAGATATTTTGATCAGGATccatatatggaaaaaataaaaaataatattttaaatttactaaTCAATTTAacactcttttttttttttttctttttttcacttcTTTTTCACTCATTTGAAGAACCAAATATTTAGGTTTTTTACGAATAAAACGATTGTGCAAATTTGGCTTTATGATAAACCAGACACCAGAATTGAGGGGAAAATACTGGtaatttagtttttttgaaaaattttaaattatgatgTGCTTAAAAGTGTTTAACATTTCGCAATATATCATCATTTTGTACATGTAAAAATGGAAACagcttataaaaaaaaaaaaaaaaattgtacacTTTTAGTCGTCTTAATATAGTAGCTCATTTCCATCTTTtacttttcttctttttaggGTTTTGACGAATACATGAACATGGTTTTAGACGAGTCAAAAGAAGTTTCAGTGaagaaaaattcaaaaaaagagCTAGGTAAAATTTTGCTAAAGGGAGACACAATAACCTTAATAATGGAAGCGTAAGGAAGCATGACAATGAATGgattacatatacatacatacaaacatatatatgtacatatatactcatACAAATACAGATATACAAGTATGATTATGCATAAACctcatttttctcatttttttttttttttttttgtacacaTTGTTTAGTAAGtacattttatgttttttactaCTGTGCATGTTgtttaatttccttttttttttttttgagccAATATGCATAcctcttttcatttataatgTGAATTATATCTTGaatgcatttttttctacataTCATGCTAGTAgtacaaattaaaatttttaatatttctttttccttattgttttatcatttacagaaaaaaagaacaacaaAGTTAAAAGTCTCgaattatatcttttttttttttttttttttttttttttttttttcttttttgcggtattttacttaaataaTTCCCCTGTaaacttttcttttaaaaagatattcACATATAGTATGTGTAACAATATGTATGGTATAAGCAACCCATATGTATGAATGCAAATTGCTTATCACTGTGCATATTTGATCTTACATTTCGtagtatacatttatttaatttgttttttttcctttttttcttttttttttttgaatgatGATGTATTCAAACTATATCTGCATAGCGTAAATTCGTGTGTAACATTAGTAGCTTTATGTCTGTTATTAGGAGAATACGGcagtttcttttttttttttttttaaatccttTTACGGTTTCTTTTACAACCCCTTTTACATTTCGTTGTACAATCCCATTTACAAATCCTTTCTTAATTCACTCAATACTGTTagcaaattttttgttcatattttaattcgtTTTTTAATTCCACTTTTAAATTCCAACTTACGCAAACaaatttaaacaaattaattatCAAAAGTGGGAACAAATGACTAAATCCCCATTTTTTCTGCTACCGCCTTAAGTATATCACTTGTTAAACAGAATTTTATAGATCCATCTGTTTTGGGTAAATATGCagcttttataatattattgcacttttatatatgtttataaatttatatattttaaaaaatagcaGTTTTGTGAGTTAAAACCGtgtaagcaaaaaaaaaaaaaaaaaaaaagaaaaagaaaaagaaagaaaaaagaacgAAAAAGGGAAAGAGAACGTGAAAGAGAGCGTGAAAGAGAACGTGAAAGAGAGCGTGAAAGAGAACGTGAAAGAGAGCGTGAAAGAGAACGTGAAAGAGAGCGTGAAAGAGAACGTGAAGGAGAACGTGAAAACGTGAAGGAGAACGTGAAGGAGAACGCGAAATGGAACGTGAAGGAGAACGCGAAATGGAACGTGAAGGAGAACGCGAAATGGAACGTGAAGGAGAACGCGAAATGGAACGTGAAGGAGAAAAACATATGCTTCACCTGTTCATGCCCTGTACATGTATATCATAACAACACACATGTTCTGTAAATTGTCatcaaaaatgaaataaattttttttgctcattttatataagttaAATTACTATTCATTATTATGCATTACTACTTACAACTACGCGCTACTTCGATCCTGATGATGCCTAATAGTCATATGAAGTAAAACGGAATAGGCAGAGAGTGGggcaaaatttttaaaagccAAAAAACTTGGGGAGGTGGGGTAAACCATGAGATCCAACAAAAATGGGAGAAAAGATGTTCACCttaaaaatggaagaaaattaaaaaaaaaaaatataaagtaaaaaaaaaaaaatatataaagtaaaaaaaaaaaaaatatatatatagaataagaattaacaagaataaaaagtaaaattaaaattaagcataaaatattaaatacaaaacatATATAGAAACATATAATGAAATGTGCACGCAAACAAAACAGATTAAAGTGCACTAAAGTATAATgccaaaaaataataattgctTTTGAAACGAACAGCTCTGAGAAAAATACGAGGCACTAAGAAAATtgactttaaaaaaaaaaagtactcATACGtatctacatatatacatatactcgaatataaataaataaatatatatataaatatataaatatatatatatatatatatatatatatacatgctcACATACGTACGTATAAGAAAAAGCGCAAACACCATGTGAAACATAGGAAGAAATGCTAATAAACCAaagaaagtataaaaatactatatcatattgaaaaataaCTAGTGAAAAGTTGCCCTTTGCCAGAAAATACACTTTCATCATATGCTAAAAGTTCTGTTACCCCTATTAAAATTTAGCAATAATTGCAACACAAATATTTTCAATCGTTCGGCCTATTCTTCATTAacgttattaaaaaaaaaaaaaaaaaattttctgaaAGTACACAAAATAGTTTTTACTACGATGAATGAGAAAAAAGAGCATATTCTCGAAGGGGAAAAGGGAAAACACTCGCAAGCgaagtaattttaaaatttcgcAATTTTGCGGTATTGCAATTTTGAAGTTTTTTTCCCAATTATGAAATGGGAAAAGCACAAAAATGAAgatgtgcacatatatatatatatatatatatatatatacaaacatatgtacatgagTATACCTTCTGCATGAGGATGTCaaatacttcttttttttttttaatgagaGAAaagaagtacatatatatgtcgCGGAAGGATGTACGTGCATGTACACATACACGTGCACATGTATActtatgtacataaacacatataCGTTTGCACACATATCTTCACATGCACATATCttcacatacacatatacgttTGCACACATATCTTCACATCACATATCTTAGTACACATATCTTCACATATACtacacatatacgtatgcacacatatcttcacatacacatatacgtatgcacacatatcttcacatacacatatacgtatgcaCTCATATCttcacatacacatatacgtatgcaCTCATATCttcacatacacatatacgtatgcaCTCATATCttcacatacacatatacgtatgcaCTCATATCttcacatacacatatacatatgcactCATATCttcacatacacatatacatatgcactCATATCttcacatacacatatacatatgcactCATATCttcacatacacatatacgtatgcacacatatcttcacatacacatatacgtacTTTGATGCACTTTTTTCCCTGCGCAGGGACAAGAAGAAGGAGGAGGAGGCGGAAGTGGACCCACGACTGTACTATGAAAATAGGTCTAAATTTATTCTAGAACAGAAGGCAAAAGGAATAAACGCGTATCCACATAAGTTTGAAAGAACAATTAGTATTCCTGATTATAtagagaaatataaaaatttatcagATGGAGAACACTTAGAAGATACAGTATTAAATCTAACAGGTAGAATAATGAGAGTATCAGCATCAGGCCAAAAATTGCGTTTTTTTGATTTAGTAGGAGATGGGGAAAAAATACAAGTTTTAGCAAATTATGCATTTCATGATCatacaaaaacaaattttgCAGAATGTTATGATAAGATAAGAAGAGGTGATATTGTAGGTATAGTAGGTTTCCCAGGTAAGAGTAAAAAAGGGGAATTGAGTATATTTCCAAAAGAGACAATTATATTATCCCCTTGCTTACATATGTTACCTATGAAATATGGATTAAAAGATACAGAAATAAGGTATAGGCAGAGATATTTagatttaattattaatgaaacaactagaaatacatttataacaagaacaaaaattataaattttttaagaaattttttaaatgaaagaGGTTTTATAGAAGTAGAAACACCAGTTATGAGTATAGTAGCAGGTGGAGCAAATGCAAGACCATTTATTACGCATCATAATGATTTAGatttaaatttgtttttaagaaTTGCTACTGAATTAccattaaaaatgttaattattGGAGGATTAGATAGAGTATATGAAATAGGAAAGGTATTTAGAAATGAAGGTATTGACAATACACATAATCCAGAATTTACGTCATGTGAGTTTTATTGGGCTTATGCAGATTATAATGACTTAATAAAATGGTCTGAAGATTTTTTATCAGGTTTagtttatcatttatttggCAAGTATAagattttatataataaagatgGACCTGATAAAGATGCTATTGAAATTGACTTTACTCCACCATATCCTAAAGTTTCAATAATTgaagaattagaaaaaatgacGAATACAAAATTGGAACAACCATTTGATTCAGTTCAAACTAttgaaaaaatgattaatattattaaaattcataaaatagAATTACCTAACCCACCAACTGCTGCAAAATTATTAGATCAATTAGCTTCTcattttatagaaaataaatatacagataggcctttctttattattgaaCATCCACAAATTATGAGTCCATTAGCCAAATATCATAGATCTAAACCAGGATTAACAGAACGATTAgaaatgtttatatgtggGAAGGAAGTACTAAATGCTTATACAGAATTAAATGATCCCTTTAAACAAAAGGAATGTTTTTCAGCTCAACTAAAGGATAGAGAGATAGGGGATACTGAAGCTTTTCAATTTGATGCTGCTTTTTGTACTTCCTTAGAATATGC
This region includes:
- the PmUG01_12014600 gene encoding conserved Plasmodium protein, unknown function — encoded protein: MNQLWGFTTSSGDEEEPNDENISSEILNRENIDDENNRTTTKCTGKSKRGNNESRNYNNDNVQVNVTDDEVIGVNALGDKHNKDTFDDNNVISKKNKNSRRAGNIDEDSHEEKTILEKTMKKKKRENKKGGDKPIEHIHNVTTTDNNFLSSEKNKHILTLSRVEKKKDNKKDTHCYDITTDFTKRKEGNINLNKNSIIGSSVSNRRGIITYTKFEKGNGREDTTDEELLKKQKMYKEKMNLKKDFMDAVHEIRKLTLPHLNKFQRKNVENYQIKTLGGKFDKSRKIHYPELMCRKKSMKKYIKKRKEREKILGVKFQSGDYIDMQDVFRKKKKNRNIKLQKLF
- the PmUG01_12014700 gene encoding small nuclear ribonucleoprotein E, putative: MATTNKKLQKIMTQPINQIFRFFTNKTIVQIWLYDKPDTRIEGKILGFDEYMNMVLDESKEVSVKKNSKKELGKILLKGDTITLIMEAKKEQQS
- the PmUG01_12014800 gene encoding lysine--tRNA ligase, putative, producing the protein MLKVLLPLLKFSNNCNTNIFNRSAYSSLTLLKKKKKNFLKVHKIVFTTMNEKKEHILEGEKGKHSQAKDKKKEEEAEVDPRLYYENRSKFILEQKAKGINAYPHKFERTISIPDYIEKYKNLSDGEHLEDTVLNLTGRIMRVSASGQKLRFFDLVGDGEKIQVLANYAFHDHTKTNFAECYDKIRRGDIVGIVGFPGKSKKGELSIFPKETIILSPCLHMLPMKYGLKDTEIRYRQRYLDLIINETTRNTFITRTKIINFLRNFLNERGFIEVETPVMSIVAGGANARPFITHHNDLDLNLFLRIATELPLKMLIIGGLDRVYEIGKVFRNEGIDNTHNPEFTSCEFYWAYADYNDLIKWSEDFLSGLVYHLFGKYKILYNKDGPDKDAIEIDFTPPYPKVSIIEELEKMTNTKLEQPFDSVQTIEKMINIIKIHKIELPNPPTAAKLLDQLASHFIENKYTDRPFFIIEHPQIMSPLAKYHRSKPGLTERLEMFICGKEVLNAYTELNDPFKQKECFSAQLKDREIGDTEAFQFDAAFCTSLEYALPPTGGLGLGIDRITMFLTNKNCIKDVILFPTMRPVN